Proteins from a single region of Columba livia isolate bColLiv1 breed racing homer unplaced genomic scaffold, bColLiv1.pat.W.v2 Scaffold_135, whole genome shotgun sequence:
- the LOC135577752 gene encoding olfactory receptor 14J1-like produces the protein MSYDRYVAICKPLHYGTLLGSRACVHMAAAAWATGFLYSLLHTANTFSLPLCKGNALDQFFCEIPQILKLSCSHSYLRELGLIVFNLLVVFGCFVFIVVSYVQILRAVLRIPSEQGRHKAFSTCLPHLAVVSLFLSTAIFAHLKPSSTSSPSTDVVVSVLYSLVPAAVNPLIYSMRNQELKDALWKLISYNFLKY, from the coding sequence atgtcctacgaccgctacgttgccatctgcaaacccctgcactacgggaccctcctgggcagcagagcttgtgtccacatggcagcagctgcctgggccactgggtttctctattctctgctgcacacggccaatacattttcactgcccctgtgcaagggcaatgccctggaccagttcttctgtgaaatcccccagatcctcaagctctcctgctcacactcctacctcagggaacttgggcttattgtGTTTAATCTCTTAGTAgtatttgggtgttttgtgttcattgtggtgtcctatgtgcagatcttgagggccgtgctgaggatcccctctgagcagggacggcacaaagccttttccacctgcctccctcacctggccgtggtctccctgttcctcagcactgccatatttgcccacctgaagcccTCCTCCACCTCTTCTCCATCTACGGAtgtggtggtgtctgttctgtactcttTGGTGCCtgcagcagtgaaccccctcatctacagcatgaggaaccaggagctcaaggatgccctgtggaaactcatatcttacaATTTCCTGAAGTATTAA